From the genome of Haloarcula taiwanensis:
GCCTGTGTAAAACCGAAGGAGACGGAAAATCCGTCCAGAGCTGGGGATGACTGCAGGCCGTTCCAGGCCGTTAGAAGGAGACCTGGTCCGGTCCGTCTTCGCCCATGCAGATCGGGTCGCGGTCGGAGTAGCCCTTCCGGCCGATGGCCTTGCTCGACACACCCGAGAACGCTGCGAACTCAGCGTCTTCCGCGCTTTCGAAGGTTTCCGGGGCCGATCGGCTGAGTGCGTCGCCCAGCCGTTCGGTGCCGTTTGGCAGTTCCAGTTCCATGTCGCCGTCGCTCTCGATGATTTCCTCCGCGGAAATCGGGTAGTCGTACGATTGGAAGGCGTCCGTCGCGTTGCTTAGCATTCGCATATCTACCGAAAGTTCATGGTTCCTAATAAACCTTCACTATAGATAATCATAATATCCCTTAATGCGTATAAGGAACCCACGTTTCGTGTGGTCACGACACATGGTCTAATCAGAAGCGGCTTGCTGTTGGGAGGTGTGGACGTGGTATGGTCGTCGCTGACTTGCACGTACACACGACTCGCTCCGACGGGACGCTCACGCTCGATTCGGTCCCGGCCGCCGCGAGACAAGCGGGTGTCGAGGTTGTCGCCGTTACGGACCACGACCGCCTCCAGCCTGCTCTCGACGGTCCCGTCACCGAACGGGACGGTGTGACGCTGCTCCACGGTATCGAACTCCGCGTCGAAAGCGAGATACAGCGACTGGACCTGCTGGGCTACGGTGTCGACCCGACCGACGAACTCCGGGTCGAGTGTGCGCGCATCCAGCGGAACCGCCGCGAGCGCGGCGCGCGCATCATCGAGTGTGTCGAGGACCGCCTGGGCGTCTCGCTCCCCGTCGAGCCGCGTGACGGCCTCGGTCGTCCCCACATCGCCAGCGCTATCGCCGAGGTGTCGGACCACACCTTTCAGTCCGCGTTCGACGACCTCATCGGCGATGACTGCCCCTGTTATGTCGCCCGGGAGGTCCCGTCGTTCGAGCGCGGCTGTGCGTTGCTCTCGGACGCGTGCGGGCTGGTCGGCCTCGCGCACCCGTTCCGCTACCGGGACACTGCGGCCGCGCTGTCCACGTGTGCGTCGCTCGATGCCGTCGAACGGTGGTATCCGTACGGCCGAGCGGTCGACAACGGTCTCGTCGACGACGCCATCGAGCGGCACGGACTGATTCCGACCGGCGGCAGCGACGCCCACGGAGAGACACTGGGCGACACTGGTCTGGGCGCGGCCGCCTGGGACCGGGTCGAAACAGCCCTCGGTGTCTGACAACCGGCAGACGGAACCCGAGGGTTCAATGTCGTGCGGGACTACTATTCGAGTATGCAGTGTCACTACTGCGACCGTGAAGCCGACATCGCCGTCGAGAACGACGGCGTCAAGGTCGGTGTCTGCAAGACGCACTTCCGTGAACAGATGGCGGAGCTGGAAGACGCCGACTGGCTCGAAGACCTCGACGAGGAACTCGACATCGACCGACGCGAGTGACCGACGCTCCGTTTTGCTGCTTCTGCTGTGTCCCCCGCGTCTCCGCTGTGACCCACTCTGACTAACCGTTAAGGACTGTCCCCCGTACATGGCAACTATGGAGAAAGTCAGTATCGACGCCGTCGAATCGCGGATGGGGCCGGCGTCGGTCAAGCGGGCGCTCGCTGGTCCACTTGGCACCGACAATATCGCGTTGAATCACTACGAACTGGCACCCGGCGAATCCTTCGGCTTCGGCTACCACCGCCACCCGGAACAGGAGGAAGTATTTATCATCCAGTCGGGCACGGCGACGTTCGAAACGGAGGACGGTGATGTCCGCGTCGCAGCCGGAGAGGCGATCCGCTTTGCGCCCGGTGAGTGGCAACGCGGCCACAACGAGGGCGAGGAGCGTGTCGTCGCGCTTGCGCTCGGCGCACCACAGGAGATGGGCGATACGGATATGCTTCGACACTGCGAGGAGTGTGGCGGTCGCACGCACAACTACGTCGAGATGACGGCCGACCGGGACGCGCTCGTGACACGCTGTGCGGAATGTGACGCAGAAACCGGCCGGTTCTCGTAGCGCCACTGCGGCGAAGCCGGTCGGTTAGTCGTCGGCAGCGGTGGTAGCGCCGGTCACGTCACCCGCGTAACGCGCAGCGAACTCGGTGAAGTTGTCGAACAGCTGCTTGGCCTCGCAGGCGGCGCGATAGTTCGCCTCGGTGACGCCGTCCAGTACCGCTTCGATGCGCTCGTCGGCGAGCTGGTCGTCCTTGCCCTTCGTCACTGTCTCGGCCGTCTCGGGGTCGTACTCGGGGTGGAACTGCACCGAGAAGACGTTCTCCTTCCGGAACCCGTGAATGCCGTAGTCGTTCTCGGCGAACGTGGTCGCGCCCGGTGGCACCTCGGCGACGCGGTCCGAGTGCGTCGTAAAGACAGTGAACGACTCGTCGACGCCGGCGAGCAGTTCGTTCTCGCCGTCGTGGTCGACCGTCCGGTAGCCGATTTCGTACTCGTCCATCGGCTCGACGGTGCCGCCGAGCGCATGTGCGAGCAACTGGTGGCCGAAACAGACGCCCAGGAACGCGATGTTACGGTCGACTGCGTCCGTGACCCAGGATTCGAGTTCACGGATCCATGGTTCGTCCCAGTAGACGGACGCGCGGCTGCCCGTGACCAGACAGCCGTCGAACGCGAAGGTGTCGGGCAGTTCGCGCTCGGTCACGTCGTATTCCACGAGGTCGGCGTCGAGTTCCCGCCGAAAGTTCCGGCGGTTGTCGCCGCCGTCGTGGGCTGCGTTCAGCAGGGCGATTCGTGGCCTCATTACCAGTACGGAGCGGTTCGAATCGTAAAAACGTGCGTACCGACGGCAGTGATTGCCGCTCACAGTGACGGGACACCGGGTCGAAGCGCCCGCTGGCACAGCGGCTATCAGGAACAGCTGCCCACTCAGAATCGTCCCGCTACGGGGCGACGACTGCGATACGTGTTACGTCTGGTCCGCTTCCGGGTTGTTCGTCCGCCGATAGGAGCCGACCATCTTCCACAGCGTGTCGTTGAAGTCGTCGTTGTTGGCCTCGCTCTCGATCTGCCGGTACAGGTTTTCCGAGACTTCGATACGGGGCATCAAGCGTGTATAGAGAGCGGGAGTAAATAAATCTCCGCTGACACGGAATCGAGTAAAAGCTTCAACGCACCCCTCTAGGGGCCGTATAACCATTTGGCACCGAAAGAGACGAACCAGGCCATCCAGATGCAAAAGACGATCAGCCACGTCCCGTACTGGATCGTCGGGTCGGGAATCAGCACGTACGCCACGACAAGCAAAACGGCGATGCTTGCCGCGGCCGTGGCGTCCCAGCGGTCCAGTGCGGGCGGTTCGACCATCGGAACCTATTGCGAGATACCGTAGGTGTCGTTGTCCCAGTCGTAGACACCGGTATCGTAGACTGCCTGCTCGCGTTCGATGGCATCGATGCGCTCGTGGTCGGCGGCGTCGAGGTCCCAGTCGAACAGGTCGCAGTTCTGGCGGACGTGCTCGGGCGAGGAGGACTTCGGCAGGACGACCACCTCGTTCTCGACCGCCCACTTCAGGACAATCTGAGCCGGCGACCTGTCGTATTTCTCTGCCAGGTCCTGAATGACATCGTCCGCGAACACTTCCGTTCGACCCAGTGGCGCGGCGGCCTCAACGACAGTGTCGGTGTCGCGACAGAACTCGACCACCTGGTCCTGCGTGTTCCAGGGATGGTACTCGATCTGATTGACAGCGATAGGCACGTCGGCGACATGCTGGGCGGCCCCGAGCTGGTACGCGCTGAAGTTCGAGACGCCGACGTTGCGGATCTTCCCCTGATCGCGGAGTGTGGCCATCGCGTTCATCGTCTCCCGGATGGAGGTTGCGGGGTTGGGCCAGTGGACGAGATACAGGTCGAGGTAATCAGTCCCAAGTCGGTCCAGCGACGCCTCACAGGCCTCGATGACCGACTCGTAGTCGAGATGCTTTGGCAGCACTTTTGATGTGAGGAACACGTCCTCGCGGTCGTAGTCGGCGAGGGCCGCGCCGATTTCGCCCTCGTTCTCGTACCCTTCGGCCGTGTCCACGTGGCCGTAGCCCGCGTCGAGTCCGGCTCGAACGGACTGCTGAACGGTGTCGCCGTCGATGTCCCACGTCCCGACGCCGACCATCGGCAGTTCGTCGCCACTCGGGAGTGTCGCTGTTGGGGGTGTCACAGTACGTGCCTCACCCGCGGCAGTCAAAACCGTTTCGCGCTCGCCGCATTACAGTACACACCCGGTCGCCTCTCACTCGGGACTGGCGACGTGGACCGGTTCGCCGGTGTCCGCGCTTCTGGCCAGCGCATCTATGGCGCGCATATTCCCCAGTGTTTCGGCCCGGTCGATGGGCGGTGTCTCCCCGCTCTCGATAGCGTCTGCGAACGCCTCGACCTGCAACTGGTAGTGGTCGACCGGATCGAACGTTTCGGTGACCTCGCGGCCGTCGACGCTGTAGGTCAGCGAGACGGACTGGTCGTGGTCCGGGCCGAAGCAGTTCGGCGCTTCGAGCCAGCCGTCGTCCGTTTCGACTCGGTAGTACTCCCGTCTCGGTCCGTCAAACCCACAGGAAATCGAGGCGACCCGCCCGTCGTCGTACGACAGGACGCCGCTGAGGTTCGTGTCCACGCCACTGTTCTGGGAGTCCCGGGCATGCGCAAACGCTTGGCTTGGCTCGCCGAGGAAGCCCCGGACCGCGCTGACGGCGTAACAGCCTACGTCCATCAGGCTCCCACCGGCCAGCTCCGGGTCCAGACGGATATCGTCGGGGTCTGTGAGCGAGAATTTGAACGATGCGTCGACGGTGTGTACCTCGCCCAGTTCGGTTTCGACGATTTCCCTGGCCCGCTGGGTCCGCGGGTGGAACTGATACATGAACGCTTCCATCAGCGTGACGCCCTGCTCGGCACAGTAATCGAAGAGGTCCACTGCCTCAGCGGTGTCGACGGTCAGTGGCTTCTCACAGAGCACGTCGAGGCCGTGATCGGCGGCCCGCTGGCTCCACTTGGCGTGGAGCGCGTTCGGAAGCGGGTTGTACACCGCGTCGATGTCCGCCTCGGCGAACATCGTCTCGTAGTCGCCGAAGGCACTGTCGATACCGAGGTCGTCGGCTACCTCGCTGGCACGGTCTTGGGTTCTGGAGCTGATGGCCGCGACCGTGTGAGCAGACTTCTGGATACCCGGAATCACGTCCTTGCGCGCGATTCCTGCCGTCGAAATAATTCCAAAGCGCATACCGATACCCGGCTCCGCGGTGATAAACAATTACCGACCTTTCGGCTCCGCCTCGACGCTGACGCCCTGTTCGGACACGGCGGCTAGTTCGTCCGTCGCCGACCCGCGTCTGTCCGGCACGAGTTCGGCGGCAACTTCGCGTGCGCGCTCGAAGTGTATCGTCGCGCTGTCACACGCGGTCTCGGACGCCGCTCTTTTTGACTCGCCAGCTTCCCCAAGCGCCTGTCGCCCCGCCTCACGATGTGCATCGACTAGTTTGACAGCGATGTCCGCGAGCGCCTGTCGGAGCGACGCCCGGTCGCCGTCGAAGCGACGGTCACGACCCCAGTCAAGTTCGTACGCCGTCCGGTAGCGGTCGAGAGCGTCTTCCCAGTGTCTCGCTCGCTCTGCTGGGTCTGTCGTGGCTCTGGCCGCGCTTGCAGCCACCTGCGCCGCGTCGACTGGGGCTGACCGGAGTTCGGTGTACTCCGCTTCGACCGCGTTTCGAGCATCCGTGATGGCTTCTGTGGGCGGCTCCGATGCCGTTACGGCCAGCGCTCGCTCGTACTCGACGCCGGCCTGTGCGTATGCATCTGCGGCCCGTTCGTACGACCGGTTCTCCCATGCGCGGCGGGCCGTGTCGCGGTACTCATCGCCCGCGCTGACGTGGCGTCGGCGCTGGCAGGTGTTGATGCGTGCTTGCGCTGACTGGAGTCGTCCATCGACGGCCGCTCTCGCCCCCTCGCCCAGTGCTTCGACCCGCTTTCGCCCGTTGTCGAGCGCTTCCTGTGCGGCCGTGATATGCGTGGCTGCTGTCTCGAAATCTGTTGCTTCGAGTGCTGTCACAGCGGCCTCGACCTGGGACTCTGCCCGATCAAGCTCGGTGAGCGTGCGCGTCCAGACCTGTGTGGCTTCGTCGATGAACGACCGAACTGGCGCTAGATCGCCCTTGCATTCGAACGCCCAGCGGTCTTCGTCGACGGTGACGATTTCGAGCGTCGACGTGCGGAGTCCCGACGAACAGTGCACGGCAACGATGCCTTCGTGGGGAAGCGAGATGGTCCGGTCGCGGTCGTCGTCGCCGACGACGAACAGGACTCGAACGGTCGTGGCGAGCAGATACGCGCGGTAGTCGCCGGCCGGCGTGAGCGACTCGCTGTTCCCCCGGGCAGCGACGACGCCGGACTGGTCGTTGTACGCGAGATAGCTCGGTGTCTCTGCCCGCTGTAGATACTGCTCCAGCGGCTGCTGCAGGCGGCGCTTGCGTCCGAACAGCCCGTCGGTGTTCGCCCGGTCGAATACCGCTGGTCGACCCGCGGAACGTACGTCGATAACAGTTTCCACAGTTCACCCCTGTTCGTGACAGTATATTCAAATATATTGTCGTAGAAATAAATCCTTTGGCCGATAGCAGCGCTCAAACTGGTCGTTTCGACCCTCCCTTGCAACGCTCTCAGTACGGCTGGCTTCGGTCCGTCGGCTGGCGCTGCGGGCTTCCGCTGGTCAGGTCGGCGACGCACTGCCGGCAGAACTGGTAGTCCTGCTCGTTCCTCGCCCCGCAGTGGGGACAGTCGATGGATTCAGTGCTGTCGTCGGTGGCGCTGCCACGGCGCCCTTCGGCCTCGCCCTGCCCAGTCGCACCGGCTGGGTCACCCCGGTGCCGGTACGCGTACAGCATGGTCAGGACGTGGAGCCCCACGAGAAGCGCGATTGCGCCGTAGAGCCACTCGCTCACCATCATATGTGACGGTACGTGAACGTACTACTTGAGGGTTGTGCCGAGTTACCAATGGTCGGCGATTTCGACGGGTCTGGCACTGTCTCCCGTACCGAGCAGGCATCGGAGGTGTCCTGTGGGCCAGCGTTCAAATAGGACCACGCAGCCAGGGGTACGCATGCCCGTTGACACGCTCGGAGGTCCCTGATGGGCCGTCGCACGCTCGTCGCTGTCGCTCGCCCCGACGGCCGCTACGACTGCCGCGTCGCACACTGGGGCGTCGACGCCGACCCCATCGCTCAGTCTCGACCGCTCGGGACTGGCCTGACAGCGTCGGCTGCCCTCAGTGCCATCGATGCCACCTACGAGCAGTTTGTCGTGCTCGACCGCTCGGTCCGGACCTACGCCGTCTGCTGGCTCGACCCGACACTGTCGGCTCCCGACGACATCGTCCTCGCCCGCACTGCCGACCCTGAGTCGTTCCGGACGTGGTGGGTCGATCGGAAGGACAAGGCCTGTCGCGCCCTCGACAGCGAAGGCCGTGACCCGGCGACCGTTCGGCGTGCCCTGCTCGCGTCGCTCCGTGACCGTGCTTCGTCCGTCCACTGCCCCGACGACGCGTCCTTTTTACGCGGGGACCGCTAACCGCCATCCGTGACCGCCGTCGAAACGCTGACGTACCCTGACCCCGCCGACGCGCTGGACCTCGCGTCGCGTGCCACTGACCGCGGCGCGCTAGTGACGCTTGTCGGCACCTGTGCGGTCGAGTACGAGGGGCGAGCGGCCAGTTCGCTGGGGCTTGGCGACCGCCACGTGATGCTCAAGCCCGACGGGGCCGCACTGGTCCACACCGATGAGGGCCAACAGCCGGTGAACTGGCAGCCGCCGGGCTGTGAACACAGCATCAGCGTCGACGACGATTCGCTGGTCGTCCGCTCCACGCGGTCGACCCCCGAGGAGTCGCTGGAGGTCGCGTTCGAGACAGTCGCCCACGCCGCCGCCTTCGACGTGACGGACTCCAAAGACCTCACACTCACCGGGACGGAAGCCGACCTGAAAGACCGCATCCTCGCCGAGCCGGCGCTGGTCGAGTCAGGGTTTACGCCGCTGGCGACCGAACGCGAGACCCCCGCCGGAGCGGTCGACGTTTACGGCGAGGACGCCGACGGTCGGACGACGATACTCGAACTCAAGCGCCGCCGCGTGGGTCCCGACGCTGTCGGCCAGCTTGGTCGGTACGTCGATGCTCTGGGACGCGACTTACACGCTGACACCGAGGTCCGGGGGATTCTTGTCGCACCGTCCGTGACGGATCGGGCTCGGCAGTTGCTTGCCGAGAACGGTCTGGAGTTCGTCTCGCTGGAGCCGCCGTAACGCCCGTGTCGGCTCCTAGTCCACGGTGACCGTTCCGTCGGTGTCGACGACCACGCGGTGGCCGCTGTAGTCGAACGCGACGTGACCGGTAGTGTTCGAATCCGCGATACACGTCGTCAGTGCATCTGGATTGATACTGTCGGCCAGCGGCGGGAGCGTCTTGACCGGCCGTCTCTCCGCGGTCGCGACAGCGCGAACGACTGCCGTGACGATAGACTGGTCAGGGCCGTGAGCTTCGATAACGGTTGGTGATGTTCCAGACACGGTTCTCTGCCCTCATGCTGGATTCACTCTGTAGTGTAAAGTTCAGTATGGCTAGTATAGTAAACGCCGAACCACGACCCATGCCAACATTCTTCACGACGTGCCGACTGCACTTATTCATGTCCCAACAGCCTGGTAACGGCCGGGCGGTAACCCGTGTGGAATTTGCCCTGTCTGATGGCTCGTACCCCTTCGTATCCGTGTCTGCAGCCGAATCGTGTTCAGTGATTCTCGAGAAATGCCTGCCACAGACGGACGACACGTATGCGGAGTTTTTTTCGGTCGAAGACACGCCCCCTGAGCGGCTTGTTGAGCGAATCAGTGACGACACCCGTGGTAAGGCGCGGGTACTTGAGCGCACCGACGACGGCGGCCTCGTCGAGATCACCGTACAGGACAACTGTCCCGTTGTCTCGCTTGCGGACGCCGGGGCGGTACCACGGACCGCCCGGAGTGTCGACGGACAGGGGACTATCGTAGCCGATGTTCCAAGGCAGACCGAGACGGCTTCGGTTATCGAATCGTTCCTGACGGCCCATTCAGAGGCCGAACTCGCAGCGAAAAAGCAGCACGAGTCCATCGCCCCGCTGTTCGGGTTCCAGAACTACGCGTCCCACACCGAATCACTGACCGACCGCCAGCGGGAGGCTCTCGTGACGGCCCACGAAGCGGGGTACTACAGCTGGCCCCGCGAAGCGACAGCTGCGGACCTCGCTTCGCTTCTCAATATTTCGGAGCCAACGCTTCACAAGCATCTGCGGGCTGCCGAACAGAAACTCGTCGCGACCATGTTCGCCTGCCCGCACGACGACCTGGCTGCTGAGGGTGATAGCTGACCGGCGCTGTCATTCGAGTCTGTCCTGCAAGTCCGCGAGCGCGTTCATCGCCTCTATCGGCGTCATCGTCGCGACGTCCAGCGACGCTAACTGCTGTGCCACTGACTCTGGCAACTCGCCCTCGGCGGCTCCGTTCGCCCGAAGCATCCCTTGTCTGTGGTCGTCTGCTGGAGCCTCATCGGCCGCCGCCACCGCTGGTCCGTTCTCCGTCGCTCTAGTCGTCGCCGTGGGGGCGGAACCCGTATCGGAGTCACCCATCGTTTTGCCCTCGGATTCTGCCCCACTCGACCCTTCGACGCCCGAATCGGTCGCTTCGGCCTCCGCCAGAAGGGCCCGTGACCGATCGACGACGGATTCGGGGACGCCGGCCATGCTCGCCACTTCGACGCCGTAGGAGGCCGCCGCGGGACCGGGCGCGAGTTCGTGGTCGAAGCGCACGTCGTCGTCCTTGCGGCTGGTCTCGAAGTGGCGGTTGGTCGCGCCGGGCAGCGCCGCGGCGACGGCCGTCAGGTCGTGGTGGTGGGTCGCAAACAGCGTGTACGCGCCCACCTCGTCGTGGAGATGCTCGGTGACGGCGCGGGCGATAGCCAGCCCGTCGGCCGTCGACGTGCCGCGGCCGACCTCGTCCAGCAGGACCAGCGAGTCTCCGGTCGCCGCGTCCAGAATCGTCGCCAGTTCGGTCATCTCTATCATGAACGTCGAGCGGCCGCCGGCGATGTCGTCGCTGGCCCCGACGCGGGTGAACACCCGGTCGAGAATCGGGAGGTCCGCCGCCTTCGCGGGGACGAAACTCCCCGCCTGCGCGAGCAGGCATATCAGCGCGACCTGGCGCATGTACGTCGACTTCCCGCTCATGTTCGGTCCCGTGACGACCGCGAGGAAGGGCTGTCTGTCGTCCGCGGCGTCGCCGTCGCCGCTCCCGTCCGTTTTGTCCCCGACCGGCCCGCCGCCCAGCCCCGTGTCGTTGGGGACGAAGGCGTCTTCGGTGCGTTCGACGACCGGGTGGCGGCCGGCGGTGATGTCGATACCGTCGCTTCCGACGGTGGGCCGGCAGTAGTCGTACTGCGCCGCGACCTCGGCAAAAGAGACCAGCACGTCGAGGCGAGCCAGCCGCTCGGCCAGGGCTTGCACGCGCTCGGCCCCGTCGGCCACCTCGTCCCGGACCGCACAGAACAGGTCGTACTCCAGGTCGTCGGCCGCGCTCTCGGCTCGCAGAATCTCCTCTTCGCGCTCCTTGAGTTCCGGCGTGTAGTAGCGCTCGCTGTTTTTCAGCGTTTGACGGCGCTGGTAGTCCTCGGGGACGGAATCGAGATTGGCGTTGGTCACCTCGATGTAGTAGCCGTGGACAGAGTTGTGGCCGACCTTCAGCGAGTCGATGCCGGTGCGCTCGCGCTCGCTCGCTTCCAGTTCGTCTATCCACTCTTTGCCGGACTGCTCGGTCGAACGCAGTCGGTCCAGTTCATCGTCGTAGCCCTCGCGGATGACGCCGCCTTCGGTCACCTGCTGTGGCGGGTCCGGGCGAATGGCCGCCTCGATTTCTTCGCGGGTTTCAGTTAGCGGGTCCAGCGTCGCGTGCAGGTCCGCGAGCAGGCGGGCATCGGCGTCGGCCAGCTCCTCTCGGACCTCGGGCACGACAGATAGCGTGGCGGCCAGCGACCGGAGGTCACGGGCGTTCGCCCGACCCCGAGAGACGCGAGAAATGAGCCGTTCGAGGTCGTACACGTCCGCGAGCAGGTCAGACAGGGCTTCTCTGGTCACGGGGTCGCGCTGAAGTTCTGCGACCGCGCCGTGGCGGGCTTCGATGCGCTCGGCGTCGAGCAGCGGGCGGCGGAGCCAGTCGGTCAGCTTCCGCCGGCCCAGCGCACACGCCGTCTCGTCGACCGTGTCAACGAGCGTGCGGTTCTCGTGGCCCCGCACCGACCGCCGCTCGAACAGTTCGAGGCTCTCGACGGCGACGGCGTCGAGCAGCATGTACTCCCGCGGGTCGTACCGCGTGAGGTGATTGAGGTAATCGAGCGTGCCGGCGGGGTCCACGTCGGGGTCGACCGGTTCGCCGTCGGGGCCGACCGCGCCCGCGCTGCCGCGGGTG
Proteins encoded in this window:
- a CDS encoding DUF2795 domain-containing protein, translated to MLSNATDAFQSYDYPISAEEIIESDGDMELELPNGTERLGDALSRSAPETFESAEDAEFAAFSGVSSKAIGRKGYSDRDPICMGEDGPDQVSF
- a CDS encoding histidinol-phosphatase yields the protein MVVADLHVHTTRSDGTLTLDSVPAAARQAGVEVVAVTDHDRLQPALDGPVTERDGVTLLHGIELRVESEIQRLDLLGYGVDPTDELRVECARIQRNRRERGARIIECVEDRLGVSLPVEPRDGLGRPHIASAIAEVSDHTFQSAFDDLIGDDCPCYVAREVPSFERGCALLSDACGLVGLAHPFRYRDTAAALSTCASLDAVERWYPYGRAVDNGLVDDAIERHGLIPTGGSDAHGETLGDTGLGAAAWDRVETALGV
- a CDS encoding cupin, with protein sequence MEKVSIDAVESRMGPASVKRALAGPLGTDNIALNHYELAPGESFGFGYHRHPEQEEVFIIQSGTATFETEDGDVRVAAGEAIRFAPGEWQRGHNEGEERVVALALGAPQEMGDTDMLRHCEECGGRTHNYVEMTADRDALVTRCAECDAETGRFS
- a CDS encoding oxidoreductase, whose amino-acid sequence is MVGVGTWDIDGDTVQQSVRAGLDAGYGHVDTAEGYENEGEIGAALADYDREDVFLTSKVLPKHLDYESVIEACEASLDRLGTDYLDLYLVHWPNPATSIRETMNAMATLRDQGKIRNVGVSNFSAYQLGAAQHVADVPIAVNQIEYHPWNTQDQVVEFCRDTDTVVEAAAPLGRTEVFADDVIQDLAEKYDRSPAQIVLKWAVENEVVVLPKSSSPEHVRQNCDLFDWDLDAADHERIDAIEREQAVYDTGVYDWDNDTYGISQ
- a CDS encoding glucose-fructose oxidoreductase encodes the protein MRFGIISTAGIARKDVIPGIQKSAHTVAAISSRTQDRASEVADDLGIDSAFGDYETMFAEADIDAVYNPLPNALHAKWSQRAADHGLDVLCEKPLTVDTAEAVDLFDYCAEQGVTLMEAFMYQFHPRTQRAREIVETELGEVHTVDASFKFSLTDPDDIRLDPELAGGSLMDVGCYAVSAVRGFLGEPSQAFAHARDSQNSGVDTNLSGVLSYDDGRVASISCGFDGPRREYYRVETDDGWLEAPNCFGPDHDQSVSLTYSVDGREVTETFDPVDHYQLQVEAFADAIESGETPPIDRAETLGNMRAIDALARSADTGEPVHVASPE
- a CDS encoding zinc ribbon domain-containing protein, with amino-acid sequence MMVSEWLYGAIALLVGLHVLTMLYAYRHRGDPAGATGQGEAEGRRGSATDDSTESIDCPHCGARNEQDYQFCRQCVADLTSGSPQRQPTDRSQPY
- a CDS encoding recombinase RecB; its protein translation is MTAVETLTYPDPADALDLASRATDRGALVTLVGTCAVEYEGRAASSLGLGDRHVMLKPDGAALVHTDEGQQPVNWQPPGCEHSISVDDDSLVVRSTRSTPEESLEVAFETVAHAAAFDVTDSKDLTLTGTEADLKDRILAEPALVESGFTPLATERETPAGAVDVYGEDADGRTTILELKRRRVGPDAVGQLGRYVDALGRDLHADTEVRGILVAPSVTDRARQLLAENGLEFVSLEPP
- a CDS encoding bacterio-opsin activator, whose amino-acid sequence is MSQQPGNGRAVTRVEFALSDGSYPFVSVSAAESCSVILEKCLPQTDDTYAEFFSVEDTPPERLVERISDDTRGKARVLERTDDGGLVEITVQDNCPVVSLADAGAVPRTARSVDGQGTIVADVPRQTETASVIESFLTAHSEAELAAKKQHESIAPLFGFQNYASHTESLTDRQREALVTAHEAGYYSWPREATAADLASLLNISEPTLHKHLRAAEQKLVATMFACPHDDLAAEGDS
- a CDS encoding DNA mismatch repair protein MutS; the encoded protein is MDAALGPPEQMAELEGDLTPMMAQYYELCRQYDDALVLFQVGDFYEAFCAAAKRVARLCEITLTQREDSTGEYPMAGIPIDNAESYVETLLDAGYRVAIADQVEDPDEVSGVVKRAVTRIVTPGTLTESELLGGADNNYVAALTEGERYGLALLDVSTGDCYATSVGSEAAVADELSRFGPAEAIVGPDVDVDRDAVFGPACLVTRYDADAFARERAEDRVSQYFGPPERLLAGDAEIRACGGLLAYAEYTRGSAGAVGPDGEPVDPDVDPAGTLDYLNHLTRYDPREYMLLDAVAVESLELFERRSVRGHENRTLVDTVDETACALGRRKLTDWLRRPLLDAERIEARHGAVAELQRDPVTREALSDLLADVYDLERLISRVSRGRANARDLRSLAATLSVVPEVREELADADARLLADLHATLDPLTETREEIEAAIRPDPPQQVTEGGVIREGYDDELDRLRSTEQSGKEWIDELEASERERTGIDSLKVGHNSVHGYYIEVTNANLDSVPEDYQRRQTLKNSERYYTPELKEREEEILRAESAADDLEYDLFCAVRDEVADGAERVQALAERLARLDVLVSFAEVAAQYDYCRPTVGSDGIDITAGRHPVVERTEDAFVPNDTGLGGGPVGDKTDGSGDGDAADDRQPFLAVVTGPNMSGKSTYMRQVALICLLAQAGSFVPAKAADLPILDRVFTRVGASDDIAGGRSTFMIEMTELATILDAATGDSLVLLDEVGRGTSTADGLAIARAVTEHLHDEVGAYTLFATHHHDLTAVAAALPGATNRHFETSRKDDDVRFDHELAPGPAAASYGVEVASMAGVPESVVDRSRALLAEAEATDSGVEGSSGAESEGKTMGDSDTGSAPTATTRATENGPAVAAADEAPADDHRQGMLRANGAAEGELPESVAQQLASLDVATMTPIEAMNALADLQDRLE